The following coding sequences lie in one Alicyclobacillus curvatus genomic window:
- the mobB gene encoding molybdopterin-guanine dinucleotide biosynthesis protein B, which translates to MSSHPPSLKGDEWRVHARRPLVVSVIGRQNAGKTAVAAKLIAIWTQMGLAVAVLKHDGHADESAADDWEKIDSDTVRMAEAGAALTMVAGGKSTLLRTRNDDCADNVSCLLERMQIQSEIVGQPLDVIVVEGFKSSNLPKLLVIAPADKEWLSRQRLTDVRAIVQSPLYLWDRRTENIDSLLADMSITHLPSVSFTQKHPRVYHGDNLKDLCEALWLTDER; encoded by the coding sequence ATGTCTAGTCACCCGCCAAGCCTCAAGGGCGACGAGTGGCGCGTTCATGCGCGTCGGCCACTCGTCGTTTCTGTCATTGGTCGCCAAAATGCCGGGAAAACGGCCGTGGCCGCGAAACTCATTGCCATTTGGACACAGATGGGGCTCGCGGTTGCGGTCCTGAAACACGACGGTCACGCTGACGAGTCTGCAGCAGATGACTGGGAGAAAATTGACAGTGATACAGTGCGGATGGCGGAAGCAGGGGCAGCTTTGACGATGGTGGCGGGGGGGAAGAGCACACTTCTGCGCACGAGGAATGATGACTGTGCCGACAATGTCTCCTGTTTGTTGGAACGCATGCAAATCCAGTCCGAAATTGTGGGGCAACCACTTGATGTGATTGTCGTCGAAGGATTCAAATCCTCCAATCTGCCAAAACTTCTCGTAATTGCACCCGCGGACAAGGAATGGCTCTCCCGTCAGAGACTGACGGATGTGCGGGCGATTGTACAAAGCCCACTTTACTTGTGGGATAGACGGACAGAGAACATCGATTCTCTTTTGGCTGATATGTCCATTACTCATCTGCCAAGTGTGTCCTTTACTCAAAAACACCCGAGAGTGTATCATGGGGATAATCTAAAAGATTTGTGTGAGGCTTTGTGGCTCACTGATGAGAGATAA
- the tatA gene encoding twin-arginine translocase TatA/TatE family subunit: MNFANIGWSGLILILVALLLVFGPSKLPEIGKAFGKSLREFKSATQGMMEEGAKAVKEQPVQPASAATVVEPIELKTTAEEEQRASQSK, encoded by the coding sequence ATGAATTTTGCCAATATCGGATGGTCAGGTCTTATATTGATTTTGGTCGCGTTATTACTGGTATTTGGTCCGAGTAAATTGCCGGAAATCGGTAAGGCGTTTGGCAAATCCCTGCGTGAGTTTAAGAGCGCGACGCAAGGGATGATGGAGGAAGGGGCAAAAGCTGTAAAGGAACAGCCCGTCCAACCCGCATCTGCTGCAACTGTTGTGGAACCAATTGAACTCAAGACGACTGCAGAAGAAGAGCAGAGGGCCAGCCAGTCAAAGTGA
- the tatC gene encoding twin-arginine translocase subunit TatC, protein MAEDRMKLTDHLADLRKRIIYTLVVFMIFLFAGLAVVSKLYSFFVRPLTEAGYRLIVTSPGEVITVYLSMAGVIAVGLTLPFALYQLWRFVGPGLRPVERRYTVRLLPLILIMFVVGVCFAWFIIFPTILHFLLQIANQRFQVLYRAGSYFSFMTSICLPFGFIFELPIVVVFLTRLGMITPAWMRKMRRYAYLICVLLGVFISPPELVSHLSVVLPMIALYEISIILSAVSLRRRDRVRQQTK, encoded by the coding sequence ATGGCAGAGGACCGAATGAAACTCACAGACCACCTCGCGGACTTGCGAAAACGTATCATCTACACATTAGTTGTGTTCATGATTTTCTTGTTCGCGGGGTTGGCTGTCGTATCTAAACTTTACAGTTTCTTTGTACGCCCGCTGACAGAGGCGGGTTATCGTTTGATTGTTACCTCACCGGGTGAGGTCATAACAGTGTATTTGTCGATGGCAGGAGTCATTGCTGTCGGCTTAACCCTGCCGTTTGCGCTTTACCAGCTGTGGCGTTTTGTGGGTCCTGGACTTCGACCGGTGGAAAGACGTTACACCGTCCGCTTGCTCCCCCTTATCCTCATCATGTTTGTGGTGGGGGTCTGTTTTGCCTGGTTCATCATTTTTCCGACGATTTTGCACTTCCTGTTGCAAATCGCGAACCAGCGCTTTCAGGTCCTCTACCGTGCAGGCTCATACTTCTCTTTTATGACAAGCATTTGCCTGCCGTTCGGGTTTATTTTTGAGCTGCCCATTGTAGTGGTGTTTCTGACTCGGCTCGGGATGATTACCCCTGCTTGGATGCGCAAGATGCGTCGTTATGCATACCTCATTTGTGTTCTGCTCGGAGTATTCATCAGTCCTCCGGAACTAGTGTCGCATCTCAGCGTTGTCTTACCGATGATTGCCCTCTACGAAATTAGTATCATTCTTTCTGCCGTGTCACTCCGTCGTCGCGACAGGGTTCGACAACAGACGAAATAA
- the groES gene encoding co-chaperone GroES, whose amino-acid sequence MVKPLADRVVVRPVDREEKTQSGILLPDTAKEKPQEGEIVAVGPGRVEDGKRVELEVKVGDRVIYSKYAGTEVKVGDQEMLILRESDILAIVEK is encoded by the coding sequence ATGGTAAAGCCGCTCGCAGACCGCGTCGTGGTACGTCCAGTGGACCGCGAAGAGAAAACGCAAAGCGGTATTCTGCTTCCTGACACAGCGAAGGAGAAGCCCCAAGAAGGCGAAATCGTTGCAGTCGGACCGGGCCGTGTTGAAGACGGCAAGCGCGTTGAGCTCGAAGTGAAGGTTGGAGACCGCGTTATCTACTCCAAGTACGCTGGCACCGAAGTAAAAGTTGGCGACCAAGAAATGCTTATTCTCCGCGAGAGCGACATTCTCGCGATTGTCGAAAAGTAA